The stretch of DNA GGAATCACAAACTAATTATGCTTGAGTATGATAATGAAGGATATATGAATACAGGGTCACAATTGTCCTATTCTACTCCAAAAGGTCATATGACTAGTACTAGTAATGTTGGACGTGCGCAAAAGGGAAAATCATTTCATCATAAGGATACTGCACAAATAATGGCTTCAACGAATATTCCGTACGTTTTTACTGGAGCAGAGGCTTTCCCACAGGATTTAATAAAAAAAGCTGCGAAAGCGCAGTGGTATGCACATAATGTAGGAACAGTATATGGGAAGATTCTTATTACCTGTCCATTAAACTGGAAATCAGAGGATCGGTATGGTGAGAAAATTATTGAGGCTGCTGTAAATACATGCTTCTTCCCACTCTACGAGGTTGAGGAAGGTTTAACAACGATCACTTATAATCCAGTTGAGAAAAAGAAGAAAGTCGCACTGCCTGAATGGCTGAAATATATGGGGAAGACAAAACATTTGTTAAAAGAAGAAAATCGTGAAATGCTTACAGAATTAGAAGAAGAAATCGAAAATCGTTGGCAGCGTCTGCTTGCCAAGCATGAGAATCCATATTTGTAAGTAAATTTCTTTCATTTTTCTTAGAGTATGATTAAATAATGTTTCATTTTTTTAAAAGAGCAAAGTGCAATATTTGTACTTTGCTCTTTTTTATTTTATTAGGCAGTTTTAAAGTTTAGTGATGATAATGCTATTTTGTTGTTGATTGGAGCGGAAGGCGCGAGACTCCTGCAGCGGAAATCAACAGGGAATATTATCATAGCCTTTTATTAAAAAATGGATATAAATATATTATTTATTATAATTTTCCCACAAATGAAAACTATTCCTTCAAAAGTTAAATAATTTGCATTATAATAAAATAATGCAATAGTAAAAATGTTTTATATTTTACATAACTTTTGGCTTATTATTAGGCAACTATGGTTGGACAAAGGAGGCGTACCTAGTATGAAAGGGGTAAAAAAAACACGATTTAAAAAGGTAGGTAAAAAGAAAAAGGACAAACCAAAAAAGGAAAATAGATTAGTAAATTTTTTCGCTAATATTCCTGTATGGAAGAAATTAAAGCTTGGTCAAAAATACGGAGTCGCATTATTTGTAACGATTGGACTCTTTACTATGTCTACCTTGATTACATTTGTACTATTAACGATTGCTAATTCCAAAATGGAAACAGTTGAGGATACCGGTGAAAAGGCCATCATGATCTCAGAAGCAACTGCTATTTTTCATCAAAAAGGAAGTGCTATTGGGAACTATATTATAGATTCAAATCCAAAGCATTTAAGGACTTATGATGAATTATCTAAGGAATTTAATCAATTAAAGAAAAGTATTCAACCTACCTTATCAACTTCAGAAACGAAAAAATTATTTTCTGAGATTATTAAAAATGATAAAGAAATTACTAATCTGTTTCATTTTACGATCAAGACTAATGTTAAGCTTCAGCATGAAAGAGAATACCGGCTTGGGAAATTGAAAGCAGATAAAATTATTTCGGAAACTGTCGATAAGCTAGAAAGCTTAAGTGATATGTTGATAAAAGAGCAAAGAAGTGCAGTAAATTCAGCTAAATCAGAAATAACTCTTACATTAGTTGTACTTGTCATATCTATAGTCATTTCGGCTGCATTAGGTATTGCTAGTATTCTAGTCATTGGGAAAATCATTTCAAACAAACTTGGGCAAATAGTACATCTTTCAAATGAAGTTGCAATAGGAAATTTAAGTGTCGAATCAGTCAAATATGAGGGTACAGACGAAATTGCTGAATTAAGCAAGGCAACGAATGCAATGAAAGAAAGACTTCAGGCTATGATTCAGGAAATTTCTGCTGTTTCTAGTTTTGTAACGGAAAAGAGTGGAGAATTAAATAATGCTGCAAATGAAGTGAGTGCTGCAAGTCAGCAAGGAGCTTCAACTATGCAAGAGCTTTCAGTAGGAGCAACTGAACAGGCGGATTCGACCACAGGGTTAGCTAGTATGATGGACGATTACTTAGTAAAGGTCCAAAAAGCAACCGAAAGCGGATTTATGATTAAAAACACCTCAAATGAAGTATTAACCATGACAAAAAATGGTGTATCTCTGATGAGAGAATCTCAAGAGCAAATGACTATAATAAATGAAATTATGCAAACATCCGTTGATCGAGTGAATGGCCTAGATGAACAGACAAAGCTAATTTCTAAGCTGGTTCAAGTCATTCACGATATCGCAAATCAAACGAATTTGCTTGCTTTGAATGCAGCCATTGAGGCAGCAAGAGCAGGTGAACATGGCAGAGGATTTGCAGTTGTAGCGGATGAAGTAAGAAAGCTAGCTGAGCAAGTATCTCATTCTGTTGCTGATATTACGACTATTGTGAAAGGCATCCAAAATGAATCGAATAATGTGGTTGCCTCTTTAAAAGAAGGCTATACTCAAGTGGAAAAAGGAACAGACCAAATTCAATCAACCAGTGAAACATTTAATAAAATATATCAAGCTATTAATTTGATGACGGATAATGTGAATGAAATATCATTAAATCTAGAAAAGGTTTCTGAAGGTTCCTCACTTATGAATCAGTCGATTGAAATTATTGCCTCTATTTCAGAGGAGTCAGCTGCTGGCATCGAGCAAACGAGTGCAAGTATGTCGCAAACCAACATTTCAATAGAAGAAATCTCTGAAAATGCCCAATCCTTATCAGTACAAGCTGACAAATTAAATGAAATGATTTCTAAATTTAAACTGTAATTATTTTTTAGCTTAGGTGTCCTTTGAAATATGAGGGACACCTTTTCGTTATCTTTTCATTCTATATGAACGAATAAATATGAAAGGACGACGATTTATTATTTTCCTTTTCTAGAAAGGAAATCCAATTATTTTGTAGAATTATGTATAGTGTAAATCCCAATAGGGAGGGTATAGAGAAGTGACTTTTAATAAGAAACTCAACAGGTATGATGCAGATGATCTTGAAAAAAAATCTATATACAAGAGCAATTCAAACTTTCTAAATGGTGAACTTATTGAAGGGATTTTTTTTAATGCAGCAGATGGAATGGTCATATTTGATGAATCGGGAAGGATTCTTGAAGTAAATCCCTCTTTTTGTACAAGTGTGCATAGGAATCGACACGACTTGATTGGATTAACATTGGAAAAGTTAGTGCCATTTGAAATGCATTTTAAGTTAGATATGCAAGCAAAAATATTAAAAGAAAAAAACAGCGTAAGGGGAGTTCTTCCGATTTTAGTTAAGGATAGCCTCTCTTATTTTGAGTTCACAACAAGTACTTTACAAAAGGATACCCTTTTTTTATCTATTTTTCGAGATATAACAGAAAAGAGGAAGTTAGAGCAAAAAGTAAGAAAAAATGAGGAGTTGTATAAGGATTTATTCGCTGAGGCTCTCGATGGAATTATTTTTTGGACAGAGAAAGGGAAAATTGTTAATGCAAATGAGTCGGCCTGCAAGATTTTTGAAAGCAGCTACGACGACCTTGTATCGAAAAATATCAATGATTATATCTATTCTAAAGATGATAAATTTAAGAAAATGTATAAAAATCTTTTTGAATGTGGAGCGATTAGAGACGAACTTGTGTTTCTTATGCCAAATGGTCAAAAAAAGTCTTTAGAATTTACTACAAAGTTACATGCAGTAGAAGGATATCATTTGACCATTTTACGGAATGTTAGTGACACTCGCAGAATGGAAAAAGAGCTAAGGGAAAGTGAATTAAAATTTCGTAAAGTGTTTGAAGGAGCCATAGAGGGGATCATTATTTTGAATAATGATTTTAAAATAGTAGATATCAACCAAGCTGGAGAAAAATTGTTAAAAAATCTAAAAAAAGACTTGGTTGGTCATTCATTTACTGAAATTTTAAGAGAGTTTCAATTAAGTGATGATGAAATTCAACTTTATTCAACTGATTTAATAAGAAAAGGCAAAGCAACAGGGACAGTAGAAGTAACTTTAAGATCAGATGAAACAAAATTTATTGAATTTGCAGCTAAGCATAATGTTTTCTCAGAGTTTAGTTTAATAACATTTAAAGATATAACTGAAAAATTAGAGATGGATGTCAAACTGCGAAAATCAGATACATTGCATGTTATTGGTGAGCTTGCAGCTGGAATAGCCCACGAAATCCGAAATCCTATGACTGCTCTTAAAGGTTTTATTCAATTATTAGAAGATAACATAGAAGAGGATTATTCTATGTACTTTAATATTATTACATCTGAATTGCAAAGAATCGATTCAATCATAAATGAATTTTTGATTTTAGCAAAGCCTCAAGCAGTTAAGTTTATTGAAAGAGATATTACCCAGATAATGGAAGAAACAGTAAAGTTTTTAAGTGCCCAAGCGGTCTTACATAATGTTCAATTTCAAACATATTATGAGAAAGATTTACCACCTATCTATTGTGAACAAAATCAAATGAAAAAGGTGTTTATCAATCTTATAAAAAATGCGATTGAAGTTATGCCAAAAGGAGGCTTTGTCACAATTACTATGAATTCTGCCTCTGATGAAAGAATTCATATCTCCATTCAAGATGAAGGCTGTGGAATTCCAAAGGATAAAATCAATAAGCTAGGACAACCATTTTATACAACTAAAGAAAGAGGGACTGGTTTAGGTTTAATGGTAACCTATAAAATTGTAGAAGAGCATGCAGGGACGATTGAGGTTGAAAGTGAATTAGGAGTTGGGACAAATTTTCATATTTATTTACCATTAAGGAAAAAAGAGAGAAAATGACCGATACATCTAATATATTCTTACTAAAAATACCCCCAATGGCGCCCATCTTCGTCAAAGGGGTTTTTGTGTTGAAACAAAGAAACGGTCAATATTTTTCTCCATAATAGTAAGAGATGACAATTATAAAATTCAATTAAGATCAAAAACAAACTTGTGAGCTTTATCACAGATATTTCCGATTATTTTGAATAAAATATTTATTAGAATAATATAATCCTAGTATTTACTTCTACTTTTTGCCTCAATGCCCCTGACCGAAAAACAATTCTAGAATAAACATTACTTTCTCAACATGAACAATTCTTAAATCAATAGTTATTCTTAAAGAAATATATAATCTATAAATGGAAGATTATTTTCCGAAATTGTTAGTACTATGCATGTGTTGCGATTCATATATCGTTAATACATAGCTTTTTTATATACAAAAAAGGAAAGCGTTTTCAAGGATAAGGAGGGAAAATCATTTATGCATATTGTCGTTTGTGTGAAGCAAGTACCAGATACAAAAATAATAAAAATTAATCCCAAAACGAACACACTTGATCGAAGAAGCGCACCTGCAATTTTAAATCCATATGACGCACATGCAGTGCAAGAAGCAGTCAAGATTAAGAAAATGATTGGAGAGGGCACGATATCAGTTTTATCAATGGGTCCCCCGCAAGCGACTGCAGTTATAAAGAAAAGCATTGAAATTGGAGCTGATAGAGGGTATTTAATTTCGGACAGGGCATTTGCTGGTGCAGATACACTAGCAACAAGTTATGCATTATCAAAGGCATTGGAACGAATCTCGAAGGAACAACAAATAGATCTCGTTATTTGCGGGCTTCATGCTATTGATGGGGATACTGGACAAGTAGGTCCAGGAATTGCAAGGAGAATGGATATACCACCAATAACGAATGTAATTGAAGTAACAGAATTTAACGAAAAAGAGAAAACAGTGCTCCTGAAAAGAAAAATTGCGAATGGATATCAGCTGATTGAAGCTCAATATCCTTGTTTACTGACAGTTGGCAAAGAAATTAATGAAATCGAATATTCTCCAATGCCAAACATGATTAAAGCCGCTAGGTACGAACCAATCATATGGACTGTTAATGATCTTGAAAATGTCGATCGTCCACAACTAGGGCTTAAAGGCTCTCCAACAATTGTAGGAAAAATGTTCACTCCTCCAAAGCCAGAAGGCGGTATGAAGCTGGATGGAAATGCAGACGAACAAGTCGCTCAATTAATCGCTTTATTAGAAGACAAAAAGGAATTATTATTCGCTAATCATTAACCTATTTTTTAATGGCAAAGGAGTGGGCTAAATGTTTGAGGATTATCGGGGAGTTTGGGTCTTTATTGAACAGAACGAAGGAGAAATTGAAGGAGTGTCTTTAGAACTTTTGGGAGCTGGGAGGAAGCTTGCTGACAAGCTTTCAGTTCCATTATCTGGAGTATTATTAGGGCATGATGTGAAGGGATTATGTCCTGAAATCATTTCTTATGGGGCAGATCAAGTATTTGTAGTTGACCACCCCGTACTAAAGGATTATCGTACAGAGTCATATATGAAGGGTGTTATTCAATTAGCTGAAAAATTTAAGCCAGAAATATTTCTTTACGGGGCAACTCCGAATGGGAAGGACCTTGCAAGCGCGGTTGCCACAGATTTGAGCACAGGCTTAACAGCAGATACAACGATGCTTGATGTAGATTTGGATAATAGATTGCTTGAAGCAAGCAGACCTGCATTCGGCGGAAATATTATGGCCACAATATTATGTAAAAAACATCGCCCACAAATGGCCACTGTTCGTCCAAAAGTGATGAAAGCACTAGAAAAGGATAATAGTAGAGTTGGAAAAATAATAGAAGAGGAAATTTTCTTACAAGAAGAAGATATGCGAACGAAAGTGCTTAAAATTGTGAAAGACATCACAAAAAAAGCACGATTAACTGATGCACATGTAGTGGTTGCAGGTGGAAAAGGAATGGGAGATTTACAAGGATTTCAGCTTATTCATGAATTAGCTGAAACAATTGGAGCAACAGTTGGTGGGACAAGGGACGTCGTTGAGGCGGGGTGGCTTCCACATGAGCAACAAGTCGGGCAAACCGGGGAAACGATTACCCCAAAAATATATTTTGCGATAGGTATCTCGGGTGCTATCCAACATATTGTCGGTATGAAAAATTCTGAGTTTATCATTGCGATTAACAAAGATCCAAATGCACCGATTTTCGATGTCGCCACCTATGGAATTGTAGGAGATGCAATAGAAATAGTCCCAAAATTAATTGAGCAGTTCAAGGTGATGCAGAAAGAAAAGGGTGGTGAAGTTAGTTATGTCTGAAAAATTTGATGTCATTGTAGTTGGAGCGGGCCCTGCAGGTACATCATGTGCTTATACATGTGCAAAAAATGGATTGAAAGTATTACAAATTGAGAGGGGAGAATATCCAGGCTGCAAAAATGTAATGGGCGGTGTACTCTATAGGCAGCAAATGGAGGAAATTATACCTGAGTTTTGGAAAGAAGCTCCATTAGAAAGACCCGTTATTGAGCAGCGCTTTTGGATGATGGACAAAGAATCTGCTGTTACCTTTGGCTATAAAGGGCTTGAATGGGGGATGGAGCCTTATAATAACTTCACAGTTCTCCGTGCTCCTTTCGACCAATGGTTTGCGAAAAAAGGAGTCGAACAAGGTGTATTGCTTGTAAATGAAACAGTTGTCCTCGAATGTATTGTGGAAAATGGGAAAGTAGTCGGAGTTAGAACGGATCGCCCAGATGGAGAAGTATATGCTGATGTTGTCGTATTGGCTGATGGGGTAAACTCCCTCCTTGGAAAACAGCTTGGTTTTCATAAGGAATTTAGGCCGGACGAAGTAGCCCTAACCGTAATGGAAGTAATCAATCTCTCAAAAGACAAAATAAATGATCGCTTTAATTTGGAGGAGAACCAGGGCTGTACAATTGAAATATTTGGAGACTCAACGAAAGGAAATTTAGGAACAGCTTTTATTTATACAAATAAAGAAAGCATTAATATCGGAGTAGGAACGACACTTTCAAGTATGATAAAAGCAAAACTCAAGCCATACGATCTTTTAGATTATTTGAAGACTCATCCAATGGTTAGGCCGCTTATGGAAGGTGGAGAATCTCTTGAGTATTTAGCCCACCTTATTCCAGAAGGAGGGTATCATTCCGTTCCAAAGGTTGCAGGTAATGGGGTTTTATTAGTTGGAGATGCTGCACAGTTAGTAAATGCCATCCATCGAGAAGGTTCGAATATGGCTATGAAATCTGGAAAAATGGCAGCTGAAGCCATTATTGATGCAAAAAAACGAAATGACTTTAGCGAGTCCAGTTTGAATAAATACAGGGAAGCCCTATATGATAGCTTTATTATGAAGGATTTAGAAAAATATAAAGATGCCGCACATGTATTTGAGCATTATCCACAATATTTTAATGAGTATGTTCCGATGATCAATCGTGCCGCCAGTAAATTCTTTACTGTAGACGGAACTTCTAAAAAGGATAAGCAAAAACAAATTATGCGCAGCATTACTGGAGAACGTGGCAGATTAAAGGTTATTCAAGACATGTATCGTGCATGGAAGGCGGTGAAATAATGTCAACGAAGAATATTGAAGAAAAGCAATATTTAATTCGTTTTAAAGCAGATACGAAGTCGCATTTAACCGTTCTAGACCACGATATTTGCATGACAAAATGTCCTGATAAAATATGTACGATTTTTTGCCCAGCCGAGGTATACAAATGGGAAGGGTTAAGAATGCAGGTTGGATACGAAGGATGTCATGAATGTGGTAGCTGCCGGATTGGCTGTCCTTATCAAAATATTAAATGGGAGTATCCGAAGGGCGGACATGGGATTGTTTTTAGGCTGGCATAATAAAGGTTCATTGATTTTTTCCTACTAAAAAGAATTGAAAAATAAATGAATCCATTAAGACGGTGCACGAATAAGCATCGTCTTTACTTATTCGTAAAGAGTTGCGTTAATTCTCTAAGTTGAATTTGTATGTATTTTCACATATGGGGATAAAAAGGGAAAAGCAAAAGGTGTAAAGTGGGAGATTTAACTTGCGCTTCCTCGTATTTTTGTAGAAAATAACTTGTCGTTCACACTGTGTTTTTCTAAGTTTTTTGCATGTTCATATGCAAGATGGAAGGAATCAAAGATCGGAGATGAATAGTAGAAGGTATTCCAAGTAAAGCTTCCATTAGAATCTGATGGATAAATCGTAATCTTCCATGTGTAATATTCTTTATCTGGGTTCCGGATTTCTCCTTCAAGGGCAATAAGCCAATGAGAATGTTTAAGTTTATCAACCTCTTCTAAATCATTAAGACACTTGTAATCGTTAGTGCCAATTGGAACTAATGCCTTTTGATAAAAATCTTTATAATTGGGCGGACACATATTTTCACCCTCCAATCTATTTGAAATGAATTTATTTAGTTCATGTATTTATTATATGGTATTCGATTATTTATTTTCATAATATTTAATAAATATTTATTTAAGCTTAGGCTATATCAAACTGCCCTGTTGATTTCCGTTGCAGGCACATAGCGTTCGCGGGCGGTCAGGAAGCCTCCTCGTCGAAGAGCGCTCCTGCGGGGTCCCCCTATGACTTGCTTCTCCCGCAGGACATTGAATAATCTTCCCCGAATAAACACCACACGAAGGAAATGCGAATGCATTTTCGAGGACCTCGCGCCTTCCGCTCCAATCAACAATTAGAAAAACTCGGCGTTCGCCAAGTCCTTTTTGGCGAATGTCTTAGTTTTTCTTATGCGATCTTATTAGCAGATATTTAATTAAAAACACACTTTACTTTAGTACTTTAATAAACTTAAAATTTCCTATTAGCCAAAATAGCATTATCAACACTATGCATTAACACAGCCAAAACTTATAAAGAAAAGGGAGCCCCATTAAATGAGGCTCCACAGTTTCTTATTGATTCCACTCATTTAGTTTTTGATCAGAAGGGAGAAGGAGTGTTAGTAGCCCGATTAGCGGTAAAAAAGCAGTTAGTATCATTGTGTCTGTAATACCAATTATATCTGCTAAACGGCCGATTACCATCGCCCCAATTGCTCCCATCCCAAATGCAAGACCAACTGTTAATCCAGCCATTGTACCAATTTTACCTGGAACTAGCTCTTGGGCGTATACCACTGTTACTGAGAAGCTAGACATAAGAATAAAACCTGTTACTGTGAGTAAGCAAAATGCTGCTGTGGGTGGTACAAAGGGAATCAAAATTGTTAATGGAGCAGAAACAATCATCGAAAGGAAGATGACTCGTTTTTTTCCAAATCGATCTGCAAGCGGGCCCCCAAAAAAAGTTCCAAGAGCACCTGCGACTAAAAAGGCGAATAAAAAGATTTGTGCTTGCGTTATAGAAAAAGAGTAATTCTCAATCGTGTAAAAAGCATAATAATTTGTCATGCCAGAAATGTACCAAGATCGCGCAAAAATTAGAACCAATATAAGAACGAGAGCAAATTTTACACCTTTTGCTAGTCCCTTTTGATTTTCGATGGTTGATTTACTTTTTTTATTAAGCATGCTTTGCTCAATTCGAAGATTTCTAGCGTACCAAATGGCAATATAAGTTAAAAGCCCTACAGCAATAGCAGCAACACCCGTGAACCATGCTGCTCCTATTTGGCCAAGAGGTACAAGGATTAATGCAGTAATAAGAGGTGCCATTGCCTGTCCGCTATTTCCCCCTACTTGGTATATGGACTGGGCAAGTCCGCGCTTAGAACCAGCTGCCATATATGCTACCCTGGAGCCTTCAGGATGAAATACAGCTGATCCTAGTCCAATGAATACAACTGATATCACGATATATTCGAAGCTTGGAGCTAATGCTAATCCAAGTACACCAATCATGCTGGAAGTTAATCCAATTGGTAAAGCATAGGGCATTGGTTTTTTATCAGTTGCCATACCGACAATTGGCTGTAAGACTGAAGCAACAATATTTAGTGCAAATCCAATAATTCCAAGCTGAGTGAAGGAAAGGCCCATTGAGTTTTCCAAAATTGGAAACATTGCAGGGATAATCGCTTGGATTGAATCATTCAATAAATGACAGAGGCCTATGATGATCAATATTTTAAAAGACGTTTCATTGCTTCTTGAAATTGTCTGGGCCGCTGCTGCTGTGTTACTCATTATCAGGACTCCTTTGGAAATAATGTTTTAATAAATTTAGTATTACTAAATAAATATAATACTAGATGATGAAGGATATCAAATGGTTTTTTCTATTCATCATTTATTGTACAATAAAAATGATAAAATTTAGACTTTTCAATCAAATTGGTCAGCTGACCAGATTAATTTATTTTCTGGGGGGTACTAATGGAAAAAACAGTTGAGATATTACTTACGAAAGAAATAATAAATCATTTTTTACATGTTTATTCGTTAGAAGAAGGGTATAAATTACTGGGGGATTTTGAGAATTATGTTTACGAGGTTAATAAGAACGATTGTACATTTATATTGCGATTGACACATAGCACACATCGGGAGCTTGAAAATCTTCTCGCAGAAATTGATTGGATCCAGTACTTGTCCAGTCAAAGATTAAATATCTCGATGGCATTTCAATCTAATAATGGAAAGTATGTGGAGTCCATTTCGGCAATGGATGGGTCGATTTTTTACGCGACTCTTTTTTCTAAAGTCTCAGGTGAACAAGTAAAGATAAAAGACGAACTTTTTAATGAACAGTTATTTTATGTTTGGGGAAAAACGATAGGTAAAATGCATGCCGTAACTAAAACATACGTACCGTCTCCAAATATCAAGGAAAGGTATCATTGGAATGAGGATGAGCTACTAGATGTAGAAAAATATTTTCCTGCTGAAGACAAAGTTGCTATTCAAAATGCCAAGGAACTTTTTGAACAAATTAATAAATTACGGAAAAACAAAGATAACTATGGTCTTATTCATTCAGATATCCATTGGGGAAACTTTTTTTATGATGGCAAAAGCATTTATGTATTTGATTTTGATGATTGCTGTTACCAATGGTTTGTGTCAGATATTGCAATTCCGCTATATTATTCAACTTTATCTGGGTTTTCAGCAAGTGAAACAGAAAGAAGAAATGAGTTTGGGGAATTTTTCTATTCATCATTTATTGAAGGATACAAAACAGAAAATTCGCTTCCACAGGACATTGAGCAGCAATTGCCGTTATTTCTTATGCTAAGGGACATTACTTTATATTCAGCTCTTAACAAAAAAATAGCTCCTGAGGATCGAAATGAGCGCGTGAAGCAAATGCTTGAAGAGATTAAAGTCAGGATTGAACAGAAAAAACCAATCGTCCATTTATAATAAATAAAAGAGCCAAAACGGCTCTTTTATTTATTTTTCTTTAGTCGGTAGAAAAATATCTACAATTGTTCCCTTATTTACTTT from Cytobacillus dafuensis encodes:
- a CDS encoding MFS transporter — protein: MSNTAAAAQTISRSNETSFKILIIIGLCHLLNDSIQAIIPAMFPILENSMGLSFTQLGIIGFALNIVASVLQPIVGMATDKKPMPYALPIGLTSSMIGVLGLALAPSFEYIVISVVFIGLGSAVFHPEGSRVAYMAAGSKRGLAQSIYQVGGNSGQAMAPLITALILVPLGQIGAAWFTGVAAIAVGLLTYIAIWYARNLRIEQSMLNKKSKSTIENQKGLAKGVKFALVLILVLIFARSWYISGMTNYYAFYTIENYSFSITQAQIFLFAFLVAGALGTFFGGPLADRFGKKRVIFLSMIVSAPLTILIPFVPPTAAFCLLTVTGFILMSSFSVTVVYAQELVPGKIGTMAGLTVGLAFGMGAIGAMVIGRLADIIGITDTMILTAFLPLIGLLTLLLPSDQKLNEWNQ
- a CDS encoding phosphotransferase enzyme family protein, with translation MEKTVEILLTKEIINHFLHVYSLEEGYKLLGDFENYVYEVNKNDCTFILRLTHSTHRELENLLAEIDWIQYLSSQRLNISMAFQSNNGKYVESISAMDGSIFYATLFSKVSGEQVKIKDELFNEQLFYVWGKTIGKMHAVTKTYVPSPNIKERYHWNEDELLDVEKYFPAEDKVAIQNAKELFEQINKLRKNKDNYGLIHSDIHWGNFFYDGKSIYVFDFDDCCYQWFVSDIAIPLYYSTLSGFSASETERRNEFGEFFYSSFIEGYKTENSLPQDIEQQLPLFLMLRDITLYSALNKKIAPEDRNERVKQMLEEIKVRIEQKKPIVHL
- a CDS encoding methyl-accepting chemotaxis protein — protein: MKGVKKTRFKKVGKKKKDKPKKENRLVNFFANIPVWKKLKLGQKYGVALFVTIGLFTMSTLITFVLLTIANSKMETVEDTGEKAIMISEATAIFHQKGSAIGNYIIDSNPKHLRTYDELSKEFNQLKKSIQPTLSTSETKKLFSEIIKNDKEITNLFHFTIKTNVKLQHEREYRLGKLKADKIISETVDKLESLSDMLIKEQRSAVNSAKSEITLTLVVLVISIVISAALGIASILVIGKIISNKLGQIVHLSNEVAIGNLSVESVKYEGTDEIAELSKATNAMKERLQAMIQEISAVSSFVTEKSGELNNAANEVSAASQQGASTMQELSVGATEQADSTTGLASMMDDYLVKVQKATESGFMIKNTSNEVLTMTKNGVSLMRESQEQMTIINEIMQTSVDRVNGLDEQTKLISKLVQVIHDIANQTNLLALNAAIEAARAGEHGRGFAVVADEVRKLAEQVSHSVADITTIVKGIQNESNNVVASLKEGYTQVEKGTDQIQSTSETFNKIYQAINLMTDNVNEISLNLEKVSEGSSLMNQSIEIIASISEESAAGIEQTSASMSQTNISIEEISENAQSLSVQADKLNEMISKFKL
- a CDS encoding electron transfer flavoprotein subunit beta/FixA family protein, with product MHIVVCVKQVPDTKIIKINPKTNTLDRRSAPAILNPYDAHAVQEAVKIKKMIGEGTISVLSMGPPQATAVIKKSIEIGADRGYLISDRAFAGADTLATSYALSKALERISKEQQIDLVICGLHAIDGDTGQVGPGIARRMDIPPITNVIEVTEFNEKEKTVLLKRKIANGYQLIEAQYPCLLTVGKEINEIEYSPMPNMIKAARYEPIIWTVNDLENVDRPQLGLKGSPTIVGKMFTPPKPEGGMKLDGNADEQVAQLIALLEDKKELLFANH
- a CDS encoding ferredoxin family protein: MSTKNIEEKQYLIRFKADTKSHLTVLDHDICMTKCPDKICTIFCPAEVYKWEGLRMQVGYEGCHECGSCRIGCPYQNIKWEYPKGGHGIVFRLA
- a CDS encoding electron transfer flavoprotein subunit alpha/FixB family protein; protein product: MFEDYRGVWVFIEQNEGEIEGVSLELLGAGRKLADKLSVPLSGVLLGHDVKGLCPEIISYGADQVFVVDHPVLKDYRTESYMKGVIQLAEKFKPEIFLYGATPNGKDLASAVATDLSTGLTADTTMLDVDLDNRLLEASRPAFGGNIMATILCKKHRPQMATVRPKVMKALEKDNSRVGKIIEEEIFLQEEDMRTKVLKIVKDITKKARLTDAHVVVAGGKGMGDLQGFQLIHELAETIGATVGGTRDVVEAGWLPHEQQVGQTGETITPKIYFAIGISGAIQHIVGMKNSEFIIAINKDPNAPIFDVATYGIVGDAIEIVPKLIEQFKVMQKEKGGEVSYV
- a CDS encoding FAD-dependent oxidoreductase, which encodes MSEKFDVIVVGAGPAGTSCAYTCAKNGLKVLQIERGEYPGCKNVMGGVLYRQQMEEIIPEFWKEAPLERPVIEQRFWMMDKESAVTFGYKGLEWGMEPYNNFTVLRAPFDQWFAKKGVEQGVLLVNETVVLECIVENGKVVGVRTDRPDGEVYADVVVLADGVNSLLGKQLGFHKEFRPDEVALTVMEVINLSKDKINDRFNLEENQGCTIEIFGDSTKGNLGTAFIYTNKESINIGVGTTLSSMIKAKLKPYDLLDYLKTHPMVRPLMEGGESLEYLAHLIPEGGYHSVPKVAGNGVLLVGDAAQLVNAIHREGSNMAMKSGKMAAEAIIDAKKRNDFSESSLNKYREALYDSFIMKDLEKYKDAAHVFEHYPQYFNEYVPMINRAASKFFTVDGTSKKDKQKQIMRSITGERGRLKVIQDMYRAWKAVK
- a CDS encoding PAS domain S-box protein, producing MTFNKKLNRYDADDLEKKSIYKSNSNFLNGELIEGIFFNAADGMVIFDESGRILEVNPSFCTSVHRNRHDLIGLTLEKLVPFEMHFKLDMQAKILKEKNSVRGVLPILVKDSLSYFEFTTSTLQKDTLFLSIFRDITEKRKLEQKVRKNEELYKDLFAEALDGIIFWTEKGKIVNANESACKIFESSYDDLVSKNINDYIYSKDDKFKKMYKNLFECGAIRDELVFLMPNGQKKSLEFTTKLHAVEGYHLTILRNVSDTRRMEKELRESELKFRKVFEGAIEGIIILNNDFKIVDINQAGEKLLKNLKKDLVGHSFTEILREFQLSDDEIQLYSTDLIRKGKATGTVEVTLRSDETKFIEFAAKHNVFSEFSLITFKDITEKLEMDVKLRKSDTLHVIGELAAGIAHEIRNPMTALKGFIQLLEDNIEEDYSMYFNIITSELQRIDSIINEFLILAKPQAVKFIERDITQIMEETVKFLSAQAVLHNVQFQTYYEKDLPPIYCEQNQMKKVFINLIKNAIEVMPKGGFVTITMNSASDERIHISIQDEGCGIPKDKINKLGQPFYTTKERGTGLGLMVTYKIVEEHAGTIEVESELGVGTNFHIYLPLRKKERK